GGAAATCACACTCCTCCGGGGCTCCGAACCCTCCAGTTGGACCAAGAACCCCCCTAAAGCCTTCCCAGCCTTCCCTGTCCGAGCACTGGGACCCCAGCCTGAGGCTTGGGTCTCCCTTTCCCAGTGGAGGGGACCCCGGAGCCCCCCTGGAGCAACAGGCACAAGGCTGGGATGTGCCAGCAGGCTTCAGGGTGCATGGGGACAAAGCCACGCTGCTGCTTGGGCCCTGGGAAGGAGCTGCATCCACAGGGATAACGGGGATGAGGAGAAGGCAATGGGTGCATCTCTATCCCAGAGCTGGGAAGGTCGGTGGCTGTTATCCCAGCTGAAATGTTCCCCTACACTGTGTTTTCCTGATGTATTTTGGCTATTCCCAGGGCTTTGGGATAATCCCAGCTATCTTTCCTAGCCCCCCTGGCCTGGGAGTCTCCATCATTCCCAAACAATGGCCGGTCCTGCTGCCAAAATCCCTTGGGATGAAGCAGGCGGGTACCAACGCCGCAGGAGGCTCCGGCTTCCCCGGGGCCGTGGCGCCTGTCCCTACTTTGCAGCCACCAGAGATCCATTGGCTGGGATGATCCGCAGGGAACACACATCTCTGGAGCTCCGGGAAGCCCTGGGAGAGGCGGATgatgggaaaaggggaaaaccaAAGCCAGATCCACAGGGATGAGGAGCTCAGCAGCACTTTCCCCTCCGCACAGCTCCCGGCGAGCTCTGGCAGCAGCCCCTGGTGTTGCACAATCCCCCCCTCCCTGTGttctgcttcccagcactgcacatCCCAAATCCCAATGCCCAAAAAGGGATGTTTTCCATGGAGCTGGAGCTAAACCGCTTCTTCCAGCCTTTCCCAAATGCCAGCGAAGAGCTCAAGCTgctccatccccttccccatgGACCCATCGTCCTCTCTGAAAGCGTTTGGGCTGCGGATGGAGGAGGATGGAGGGTTATCCCAGCCATTCCCGGGCACATTCCCAAATccctcctgcaatgagctgCTCACCCCGGGAAGTGCTTTTAAGCCTCAGTGCTGGCAAAACCCCCCACTGCAAGTCAAGTTAACGGATCAGAAATAGGAGCCTCAAGCCGGGACCGTTCTGTCCCTGTCTGCAATTCCTGCCCTTGGGAATTAGCTCCTTGGCTGCAGGGAGCGGAGGGTGAGGAGGAAACATGGAACTGGCTCTTGTTGCTCTCATATCTGCCTTCtatctggcaggttaaagccgtaACGATGCAGTGAAAGCTGAAGAggagcgaggaggaggagggtgatgGTTACCGGCTGCATCCTTCTGCCCCTGCCTGTCCTTCATCCCCACCCCagagtgaggaagaggaggccGAGGGACTCTTTGCCGCTACTCACCTCGTGTAGGTTCAGCTCCTTCACCTTTTCCTTGAGTATAACCTGTAACACAGAGCACCGGGTCAGGACACAGCTTCTGCCATGAGTACTCAGGAAAAACCTCCATAAGGATCCCTGTACATTGTCCCAGTTTAACTGGAACATCCCCAGTAAACCCAGCACAGCCACGGTCTTCTCTCCTGTGCAGGACCAGGGGCAAGGCAGCATTGGCAGAGCTATAACCACTGCCCCAAGGACCAAATCCCCCCCTATTTAAGCCTCCTGTGCTCCCAACACTCTGCCACGAGCTCCTGCATGGATatctgctgctccagcttcaCTCCATCCAGGCTAAACGCCTGGAGAGGGCTATAAATCCAGGATGCCCACATGTTATATCATATCAGCCCAACTCCATCCAGTTTCCTGCTTGAACACCAGATTGGAAGCAGAAAGATTCCACAAGCCCCTGGAGACAACGGGATGTTGAAGCAGGAACCTGACATCAACCTCTTGGTCGTGTTCCTTTAGGGTTGGTCCCACTGAGAGGTCCCTGTGAGAGCCCCGTGGCTGTGGATGGATTGGAGCAGCCGGATCCAAgcccaggagcagagctggagcccaTAAAGCATGGTCTGACCAGGAGGAAGTGGTGGTGGTACTGCTGAGCGGTGCGAAATGAGGGATGGAGAGGGTGCCCACTTGAGGGGATGTCCCCGGTGCTCAGGGACCTGATGTGGAAGCACAGAGACCTGCACACTGTGAGGTGGGAGATGCTCCGGGGTGCTCAGCTGGTAGAAAAGAACTAAATGAGCAGGACAGAGGTTTGCCCGGGCGTTACAACTTCTCTTCGATGGCCAAAAGCCTCCCAAGGAGAACACCAGCAGAAGGAAACCTGATGGAATGACTGCTCCAACATGGATTTGGCACTAAGAAGAAGACAACTCACTGTTATCAGCTCACCTGTTTGTAGGCGTAGAGCTCTTTGTGTGCCTGATGTCTGAGCCTGAAACCAGAACAGGGAGAAACATGAAGACAAGCAAACACCCGGGGTTGCTGCAACACCTCAAACGGttcatttccctctttcccaGATTTAATATcctgatttcttcatttcagagaCGACAAAGGCCACGTGAAACAAGGCATCCAGGCAGCAGCCACCTTCCCTGCATTGGGGGCAATGTCTCCATCCAGAAGCACACAACCTCCTCTGTTCCTCTCTGACCTCCCTCATCTTCCACACAGGTACCATCCGCACCACTGAGACCACCAAAAGCTGCTGAATAAAGCAGGAGCTGCCACAAACCCAACCCCTTCTGCTGTCAACAGTTCCTAGACTGGATGTGGCACCTTATTCCTCAGACCCAAGGGGGAAGGAGACCTCCCTGCATGGAGGTTTCTCACCAAAACCCCCATCAAGCTGCTTGGGCAATGTTGGGTTCCTCAAAGCCAGCTTTATCTTCCATTATAAGATCaattgtgctgcttctgcctcccAAACTCTAAGGAAGAAGCATCCAACAAGAGGTTGAGCAAGCCAAGGATGGCTCCTTATCCAAACACTGGCACAGAAAGCtctggaagagaagcagcaggacaTCTTCCATCTCTCACCTCCTGTCTCAGGGGCAATTTAATAGCCAGAGATAGTGAGATGCCAAAAACCACAGGAGAACAAACTTCATCttgggattttgggggggttttgtgttctttttactaaccaggagagcaggagggggGTGCTGTGTTAAAGGATGGGGTGACCgagcaaacacagaaacacatcaAATCCCTGCACAGCTTTCAGTTcaatcccagcacagacacaggctgggggagatgGGATgaagcagcctgaggagaaggacttgggggtgttgggtgaggagaagctccccatgagccggcttcagtgtgcgcttgagcccagaacccccccgtgtgctgggctgcacccccagagcgtgagcagcagctcagggaggggatcctgcccctctgctgcgctctggggagcccccccctgcagtcctgatccagctctggggcagcagcacaagagggacgtggagctgctggagcgaggccagaggaggccccggagctgctgcgagggctggagcagctctgctctggagccaggctgagagagctgggctggggcagcctggagaagagaaggcccctgaaggggagaccttagagcagctccagtgcctaaaggggctccaggaaacctggagaggggctttggacaagggcctgtagggacaggccaaggggaatggctttaacctgccagaggggagactgagatgagctcttgggcagaagctcttccctgtgagggtgctgaggcgctggcacagggtgcccagagaagctgtggctgccccatccctggcagtgttcaaggccaggttggacacaggggcttggagcaacctgctctagtggaaggtgtccctgcccgtggcaggggttggagctggaggagctttaagctcccttccaacacaaaccactccaggattctatgattaataaAACACCCTTCCCAATAGCAGCCCATTTGCCACAGCTCAGTGGATCTCTCTGGCTGGAGAAGCTGATCCTCCTCCTAAAACCAACACATTGAAAACCCCCAACCTCATATTGCTGCTCATTACAAGACGTGGCATTTAGTGAAGTGCTCTGAAAACTCACACAGGACTTTCAATCAGACGTCTGCGAGTGCCTGCAGGGCTTGGACATCCCGAGGAGCATTTTCCCCATCTCCAGTGTGATTTCAGCTGGGAAACTCCCTTGGCTATAATCCCACTTCCCCAAAAGCTATTCCGGAGGCTGGCTCAACCCCTGCTTGTTTCACCCAGAGCTCTCAGAGGTTTCCTGCTCCCACGAGGCTGAAGTGGGTGACGTATAAAAACAGGATGTAAAATATATCCCtttttctgttcaaaaccaCCCCCTAAAATGTTGAAGCCTTAAAAGCTGAGGAATGGCCAAGAGAGATGCAGTAAGGCAGCTCCTGAGCCCCACATTCCATAGGGagccatccctcctcctccagcgCCGCTGCCTGGCAGGGAACCTGCCTGCAGAGCCACGGATAAAACTGGGGTCAGAATCCCTCCACCAATGCCCCCGAGCAGAAACATGAGCAAAAGATGCAGGAACAATAGAGAAAACAGGCTGAAACCAGCCCAATCCGCAGGGATGCCGGCGGCTGGGAAACTGGTTATGAGGAACAGATGGGGCAAAGCAGGAtgcagggctggaggctgcaTAGGAGGGGGAAAAACTCTCCCGGCATGGGAAAAGTCTTATGGAGCATCGAGGGCTTCATCACAGCCAAAGCCATCAGAGGGAATAATGGGTTGTGTAGAACAAGCCCAAGCTGTGGTGGTGGCATCTGGACCAGCGATGGGGAGAAGCAGCCATCTGGTCCCGGATCCGTGCAGCTCCGTGTTGTCAGATGTCACAATGCCATGGGATCAAGCGTGCCAAAATCACCCCCTCCCTGAAGGTTATGGGCAAGGGCATGAGCACATCTGGTCCTGAAGCGTGAGAGCTCCGGCTCCTCCTCCATGTTCCCCTTTCCAAGCCTGGATCCGGGGCCAGATGGATCCCGGTCGGACCTTACACAGCTGCTGTAATGGGAGCCTGGCTCCTGGCACAGGCGTTATTCCCTGCTGGACACTGGGCTCCATCCATCTCGTGTCGGGAGCTGTGACTCCAAAGGAATGTCTGGCAGATGCTGGTTTAGATAAGGGACCACACAGCGGGTTAGAAGCCAGCGCAGGGCTGGAGCCTGCGTGTGCACGAACACTGTCACCCATCCCTGGATGCACTAACTGCCTTCCGTGGAGTTTGTGGTCTCTTCCCAAGCTTTCCATGCTTCCCGCAGGAAAGGGAGCCCCCCGCTCACCTGAGTGACTCCAAATCAAGTGAACAACGACAGGAATAAGATGTGGAGGAAGCTCTTTGGCAGGTTTACCTCCAAGATCTGcttgtttcatagaatcccagcctggtttgggttgaagggaccttaaagctcctccagttccaaccccctgccacgggcagggacaccttccactagagcaggttgctccaagtccctgtgtccaacctggccttgaacactgccagggatggggcagccacagcttctctgtgccagcgcctcagcaccctcacagggaagagcttcttccttatatccaacctgaacttccctgtttcagtttgaacccatcaccccttgtcctatcactccagtccctgacgaagagtccctttccagcatccttgtagcccccttcagacactggaagctgctctgagggtctccacgcagcttctctcctccagcctgaacagccccaatgttctcagcagAGATCAGACACAAAGAGCCACCCCCaagatttcctttcctttttcttcccctttttccttttaacttttcCAAGCAGAGGTGGCACCTCGCGGATGGGACCTGTGCTTTGCACCAGAGtggtttccagcagcagaagagctCAAGATTCACCTGCACTGCACAGACAGTGATgatctttgctttgcttttggctgAAATTCCTGTTGGATTCCATTTTGCCCCAATCTGATTAAAACCCTCACCTCTTCCTCCCATCCGAGCGGGCAGCGCGCTCCGCATGGATGCAGTTGTGAAGCAAAGCCCACGTGCTCTCCTCCCCTGGCACATCCTTTATTTAATGCCATCAGCTCTGTGATAAAGGGGTAAATACACCAGATATTGATTCTTCCACATTCCAGCTGGGGATGTGAGGAGGGTGTATGGGATGCTCTGATCCAGAGCAGGCGATGAGAACCAAGGCCCAGAGGATGGTGCCATGAGCTCCACTTGTTTGCCAAACATATCATagcatcatggaatggtttgggatgaagggagcttaaagctcatccagctccaaccccctgccacgggcagggacaccttcccctagagcaggttgctccaagcccctgtgtccaacctggccttgagcacttccagggtGGAGACACCAGCACAGTTAATCCCACGGCACaacaaaaccctccaaaacAAGGGCTGGAGGCTGCTCCTTTGGCTCTGCTTTGTCAATAACTGAGCTGGGGGCAGCGGTTTGAAGAGCAATTCCTGAAGTCTCTCTCGAGTTCAGTGCTATAAAGGGATCATTAGATGATCTAATCCAACCTCCCATCTATCACAGTGCGTTAAATAGCTCTTCGGTAACGGGAGCCAAAGCGTCTCATCCAGAAAGGCCCCTCTGTCTTCATTTAAAGACATGAAGAGACAGAGGACTTGCCACTTCCCTTGCTGGCTTGCTTCACCGGTTACTCACCCTCTCTCTTACAACATGCCTCCAACTTCTAAATTTAAAGGTTTTCTGGCTTGATCTTCCAGACATTACCACTTGTTGTTCCTCCTTAGGGGCAGAACACACCCTGCAAGACCTGGTGCCCAGGAGAATACTCTGAAAGCCCAAAACACCTCTTCTTTTTGCAAGAAAGCCGTAGAGATCCAAGCTGAAAAACACATCCTTGAACCTTCTGAACATCATCTGTCTATGTCTTACGCATCCCCTCCCACTGGTGTCCCAGTTAAAATGGGAACACTGGATGTGGATGCAATATCCCAGCACAGATTGTGTTAACATCGAGCACTCAGATACAAAGCTGGTTGGGGATGACCCCTTCATCTGGTTCTGCCTTATCTGCTGGGGTGGGCAGATGTGCTGCACATTCAAACACCCTTTTCCTGTGCATAACTGCAGGCAGAAAGGAGGATGTGATGCCCAGGCAGCACAAATAACTGCTGGGTAACGCTGGGTTTGGGCTCACCTGCAAGTTTTATGAGGTTTTGCTTCATACAGAGCTGAAAATAGATGGAAATGATCAAATATTCAGAGGGTGCCACTGAAATCTTGCTTCCTTGGTCTACAGAGGCAGGACAAAAGCCTCTGGATAGAAACCCTGGTGGCACTGGCTGCTGTGAGCCAGCCAGATGCAGCCTTTGTGATGGATGAGACCAGGCGCCTGTGTTACAGGGATAGAGGGATGGGATGGATTCATGgccagcagggagctggggccACCTGAAAAGccagaggggaagggaagagggtgGAAAAGCTCTTTTGTAAGCGGGTTATCAGCACAACTTGCCCCCATTGCTGCCACGATTCCCAGACACTGCTTTTCCCcacttccctgcagcaggaagacTTTCTCCTCTCAATGAGTGGCCTAATTCTCTCCCCAGTGGCCCATAAAATAATTAACACAAGCCCCAAACTGGATCAACCTTTACCCCCCCTTCTTGCTCCCCATCGTGCAGATTAACGACTCAACCCTGCATCATTAATCTCTAAACTGTGCTGTTGAATGAGCAATTTGTGTCCAATAACCAACCTGACAGGTATTAAACATTCCTTACGCACACAGGACACAAGTTACtcattaaagaggaaaatgtgttgAAACATTAAGCAGAAAAGGAACCATAAAACATCCCTTTCCAGCCTTTTTGAGAAGCCAACTGTGTTTGCAGAGAATCAGCTGGGTagggaaagacctttaagatcatcaagtccaacctttaccaaggccaccactaacccatgtccctcagtgccacatctacacgtcttttaaacaTCTCCAtggacggtgactccagccctgccctgggcagcctgttccaatgcctgagcaccctttggggaaggaattgttcctcagctccatctaaacctgccctggtgcagcttgaggccgtttcctcttgtcccatcccttgttccttgggagcagagaccagccccctcctggctccatcctcctgtcaggcagttgcagagagcgataaggtcccccctgagccttctcttctccagactaaacccccccaggtccctcagcccttcctcatcacacttgtgctccaggccctgcaccagctccggtgcccttctctggccccgctccagcacctcaatatccATGCCTGTAGGACcctatatataaatatattgcCTGTTTTTAAGTGGATAATGTAATTGCCCTGGGACTGGCAGCTCTGAGATGCGCTGGGCAGGCAGTGTTCAGTACTCACTGTGTACACACTGTGTATATTGGCTCTGTTAGGGATGAACGTTTGCTCTCCCACTACACGGCTGAGCACATTCTTTGGTGATGAGGGAAAGTTAAACCACTTCAGGGCTCACAACAAGTTGGCACGAAACACATTGTGGAAAGACAAAGTGATGCCATCCTCTTTTTGGGATGGAGGGATCAACAAGAGGCTCATTCTGAAGCAGGGCAGCTCTCGAATGCAGCTTGGGAGTGTTCCCTTACCTGATCAAGTAGCAACAGAAGAGCAAACTGAGGATGAAGACGAAGATGGCCGTGCCGAAAACCACGATGTATATGTTGAGAGGCAGGTTCTGGAACCCGATGTTCGGCATCCTGAAACTGTAATGCTGGAAGTCCGAGCTCATGGGTAGGCTGTGGGAGAAAACACATGGACATGAGGCTCCTTCAGCAGCACGGGATGCCCTTTGGACACCAATGATCCCtccaaaggaaggagaaggcagcGAGCGGCGCTGCCTCCTTGCTTGTCCCCCCCTGGGGTGAAGGCATCCATGCCCAAAACGGAGCTCCCAGCTCAGgagcactgaaaacaaagcagggcTGGATCAGCCAGGGCTGGGATTCCTC
The window above is part of the Strigops habroptila isolate Jane chromosome 7, bStrHab1.2.pri, whole genome shotgun sequence genome. Proteins encoded here:
- the RNF24 gene encoding LOW QUALITY PROTEIN: RING finger protein 24 (The sequence of the model RefSeq protein was modified relative to this genomic sequence to represent the inferred CDS: deleted 1 base in 1 codon) codes for the protein MSSDFQHYSFRMPNIGFQNLPLNIYIVVFGTAIFVFILSLLFCCYLIRLRHQAHKELYAYKQVILKEKVKELNLHEICAVCLEEFKPKDELGICPCKHAFHRKCLIKWLEVRKVCPLCNMPVLQLAQLHKQQDPGPPQGPLPGAENIV